Proteins found in one Methylobacter sp. S3L5C genomic segment:
- a CDS encoding isocitrate/isopropylmalate dehydrogenase family protein produces MHNVTLIKGDGIGPSIIDEAVKIIDASGVKIHWEEAYAGMAAFEKFGTPLPDETLASFDRTRLAFKGPLTTVVGTGFRSINVALRQKYELYANVRPAKSWPGIKTRYEDVDIVIVRENTEGLYCGLEHYLTPKKDIAESLAVVTRVASERIIDYAFKYARDNDRQKVTVCHKANILKYTQGLFLDIARETAVRYPDIQFDEKIVDAACMHMVMNPQQFDVVVCTNMFGDILSDLTAGLVGGLGLIPGANIGADAALFEAVHGSAPDITGKNLANPIAVIMAGVMMLNHLGETQAAARIKNAVEKVVNEGKFVTQDLNPQSKCGTIEMGNAILDAMR; encoded by the coding sequence ATGCATAATGTCACGTTGATAAAGGGTGATGGTATCGGTCCTTCAATTATAGATGAGGCCGTAAAGATTATTGATGCGTCAGGCGTAAAAATTCATTGGGAAGAAGCGTATGCTGGAATGGCTGCTTTTGAAAAATTTGGTACGCCGCTACCTGATGAAACCCTGGCATCGTTTGATAGAACCCGCTTGGCTTTTAAAGGTCCTTTGACGACTGTTGTTGGAACCGGATTTAGAAGTATTAATGTGGCTTTGAGGCAGAAATACGAACTGTATGCCAATGTCCGTCCGGCTAAAAGTTGGCCGGGTATAAAAACACGTTACGAAGATGTCGATATTGTTATTGTCAGGGAAAATACCGAAGGCCTGTATTGCGGGCTTGAGCATTATCTTACACCTAAAAAAGATATCGCTGAAAGTCTGGCCGTGGTCACCCGAGTAGCTTCAGAGCGTATTATCGATTATGCTTTTAAATATGCACGGGATAATGATCGACAAAAAGTTACCGTTTGTCATAAGGCCAATATTTTAAAATATACCCAAGGCTTGTTTCTGGATATTGCCAGAGAAACGGCGGTGCGTTATCCCGATATTCAGTTTGACGAAAAAATCGTTGATGCCGCTTGTATGCACATGGTTATGAATCCGCAGCAGTTTGATGTTGTCGTCTGTACCAATATGTTTGGTGATATTTTATCGGATTTGACGGCCGGTCTGGTCGGTGGGCTGGGCTTGATTCCCGGTGCCAACATAGGTGCTGACGCAGCACTATTTGAAGCAGTGCATGGTAGTGCACCCGATATAACCGGAAAAAATCTGGCTAATCCTATTGCCGTTATTATGGCAGGCGTGATGATGTTGAATCATCTGGGCGAAACCCAGGCTGCAGCTCGCATTAAAAATGCGGTTGAAAAAGTGGTTAATGAGGGCAAGTTTGTTACCCAAGACCTTAATCCGCAATCAAAATGTGGAACGATCGAAATGGGTAATGCCATTTTAGACGCCATGCGATAA
- a CDS encoding argininosuccinate synthase, protein MSKINKVVLAYSGGLDTSVILKWLQDVYACEVVTFTADLGQGEEVEPAREKAKAAGIKDIFIEDLREEFARDYVFPMFRANTIYEGEYLLGTAIARPLIAKRLIEIANETGATAISHGATGKGNDQVRFELGAYALRPDIQVIAPWREWDLNSRQSLLAYAEKHGISVEQKKGKTSPYSMDANLLHISYEGRILENPWTEPEEDMWRWTVSPEAAPDTATYIELTYQQGDIVAIDDVPCSPATVLEQLNKIAGSNGIGRLDIVENRYVGMKSRGCYETPAGTVMLKAHRAIESLTLDREVAHLKDELMPRYASLIYNGYWWSPERLMLQTMINASQETVNGKVRLKLYKGNVVVVGRASDTDSLFDESIATFEDDGGAYNQKDAEGFIKLNALRMRIAAAKRLR, encoded by the coding sequence ATGTCAAAAATCAACAAAGTTGTACTGGCTTATTCTGGAGGTTTGGATACTTCCGTTATTCTTAAGTGGTTACAGGATGTTTATGCCTGTGAGGTGGTCACTTTTACGGCAGATTTAGGACAAGGCGAAGAAGTTGAGCCAGCACGGGAAAAAGCCAAGGCTGCCGGTATAAAAGATATTTTTATTGAAGATTTACGTGAAGAATTTGCACGTGATTATGTTTTCCCCATGTTTCGTGCCAACACTATTTATGAAGGCGAGTATTTACTGGGTACTGCAATTGCACGGCCTTTAATTGCCAAACGCTTGATTGAAATCGCCAATGAAACAGGTGCTACCGCCATTTCTCATGGCGCTACCGGTAAAGGCAACGATCAGGTGCGTTTTGAGTTGGGTGCTTACGCCTTGCGTCCTGATATACAGGTTATTGCGCCGTGGCGTGAATGGGATTTAAACTCAAGGCAAAGTCTGCTGGCTTATGCTGAAAAACATGGTATTTCTGTAGAACAGAAAAAAGGCAAAACCTCGCCTTATTCAATGGATGCCAATTTACTGCATATCTCTTATGAAGGTCGTATCTTGGAAAATCCCTGGACAGAACCCGAAGAAGATATGTGGCGCTGGACAGTTTCACCGGAAGCGGCACCCGATACAGCGACTTATATTGAACTGACTTACCAACAAGGCGATATTGTTGCCATTGATGATGTGCCTTGTTCACCTGCGACGGTTCTGGAGCAATTAAACAAAATTGCAGGTAGCAATGGTATCGGTCGCCTGGATATTGTTGAAAATCGCTACGTGGGTATGAAGTCACGCGGCTGTTATGAGACACCTGCGGGTACGGTTATGCTAAAAGCCCATCGTGCGATTGAGTCATTAACCCTGGATCGGGAAGTGGCGCATTTAAAAGATGAGTTAATGCCACGTTACGCATCATTAATCTATAACGGTTATTGGTGGAGTCCTGAGCGCCTTATGTTGCAAACCATGATTAATGCGTCGCAAGAAACCGTGAATGGTAAAGTCAGGCTTAAACTATATAAAGGTAATGTCGTGGTGGTTGGGAGGGCTTCTGATACCGACAGTTTATTTGATGAAAGCATTGCCACTTTTGAAGATGATGGCGGTGCTTATAACCAAAAAGATGCCGAGGGTTTTATTAAGTTAAATGCGCTTAGAATGCGTATAGCAGCCGCTAAACGCTTGCGTTAA